In Thauera sedimentorum, a single genomic region encodes these proteins:
- a CDS encoding diguanylate cyclase, producing MHHNGTLEADWLILFDGVPEATRSALREVVLTHRESMAVAFYARMMSDLDARPFLTHEAVETRLRQSMQRWLETLFSCTDRDQFAAAMAMQRHVGEVHARIELPVNIVARGARVLKGEIARRLLEAGLDGEALIDAVLYADNLIDLAFEEMSSAYVASHERAARIDEAYRVFSYGQNMSLERERQRSALLDWENRFLQEMMAGAAGDELQSLADSSFGLWLHHKATAIFEGSSELPTIREAIRTVDDNLIPLCQAQLGGPDREELRRLTKAVQAELGQLKFLVGAMFERFVDLESGKDALTQLLNRRFLPAILSREADISRSQGKPFALLLVDVDHFKHINDRHGHEAGDRVLQQMASLLLNTVRSGDFVFRYGGEEFLVLLVEVDQQHAKRVAEKIRSRVEKEHFLLPNGQQLQVTTSIGLALHDGHPDYQRLVNRADDALYRAKHDGRNRCVVADA from the coding sequence ATGCATCACAACGGCACCCTGGAAGCGGACTGGCTCATCCTGTTCGACGGCGTCCCGGAGGCGACCCGCAGCGCGCTGCGCGAGGTCGTCCTCACCCACCGCGAGAGCATGGCGGTGGCCTTCTACGCGCGGATGATGAGCGACCTCGACGCACGCCCCTTCCTCACCCACGAGGCGGTGGAAACCCGCCTGCGGCAGTCCATGCAGCGCTGGCTGGAGACCCTGTTCTCCTGCACCGACCGCGACCAGTTCGCCGCCGCCATGGCCATGCAGCGCCATGTGGGCGAAGTGCATGCGCGCATCGAACTGCCGGTGAACATCGTTGCGCGCGGCGCCCGCGTGCTCAAGGGCGAGATCGCCCGCCGCCTGCTCGAAGCCGGGCTGGACGGCGAGGCGCTGATCGACGCCGTGCTGTATGCCGACAACCTGATCGACCTGGCCTTCGAGGAGATGAGCTCGGCCTACGTCGCCTCGCACGAGCGCGCCGCGCGCATCGACGAGGCCTACCGGGTGTTTTCCTACGGCCAGAACATGTCGCTGGAGCGCGAACGCCAGCGGTCCGCGCTGCTCGACTGGGAGAACCGCTTCCTGCAGGAGATGATGGCCGGCGCCGCGGGCGACGAGCTGCAGAGCCTGGCCGATTCCTCCTTCGGCCTGTGGCTGCACCACAAGGCCACCGCGATCTTCGAGGGTTCCTCCGAGCTGCCGACCATCCGCGAGGCCATCCGCACCGTGGACGACAACCTGATCCCGCTCTGCCAGGCCCAGCTCGGCGGGCCGGACCGCGAGGAGCTGCGCCGGCTCACCAAGGCGGTGCAGGCGGAACTGGGCCAGCTCAAGTTCCTCGTCGGCGCAATGTTCGAGCGCTTCGTCGACCTGGAATCCGGCAAGGACGCGCTCACCCAGCTGCTCAACCGCCGCTTCCTGCCCGCGATCCTGAGCCGCGAGGCGGACATCAGCCGCAGCCAGGGCAAGCCCTTCGCGCTGCTGCTGGTCGACGTGGACCACTTCAAGCACATCAACGACCGCCACGGTCACGAGGCCGGCGACCGCGTGCTGCAGCAGATGGCCAGCCTGCTGCTCAACACCGTGCGCTCGGGGGATTTCGTGTTCCGCTACGGCGGCGAGGAGTTCCTGGTGCTGCTGGTGGAGGTCGACCAACAACACGCCAAGCGGGTGGCGGAGAAGATCCGCAGCCGGGTCGAGAAAGAGCACTTCCTGCTTCCCAACGGCCAGCAACTGCAGGTCACCACCAGCATCGGCCTGGCCCTGCACGACGGCCACCCGGACTACCAGCGCCTGGTCAACCGCGCCGACGACGCCCTCTACCGGGCCAAGCACGACGGCCGCAACCGCTGCGTGGTGGCCGATGCCTGA
- a CDS encoding GNAT family N-acetyltransferase translates to MPERRPPLQVVPTELREPAHAEAFVALLDHYARDPMGGGEGLADEVKQALPARLAEHPGFVSFLAFAGYTPVGLINCFEGFSTFAARPLLNVHDIAVHAGHRGQGVGQALLAAAETAARARGCCKLTLEVLSNNHPALAAYARAGFAPYQLDPAAGQALFLQKWL, encoded by the coding sequence ATGCCTGAGCGCCGCCCGCCACTGCAGGTCGTGCCCACCGAGCTGCGCGAGCCCGCCCACGCCGAGGCCTTCGTCGCCCTGCTCGACCACTACGCGCGCGACCCGATGGGCGGTGGCGAAGGCCTCGCCGACGAGGTCAAGCAGGCCCTGCCGGCGCGGCTCGCCGAACATCCGGGCTTTGTCTCCTTCCTCGCCTTCGCCGGGTACACGCCGGTCGGCCTGATCAACTGTTTTGAAGGTTTCTCCACCTTCGCCGCCCGGCCCTTGCTCAATGTGCACGACATCGCGGTGCACGCCGGCCACCGCGGCCAGGGCGTCGGCCAGGCCCTGCTGGCGGCGGCCGAGACGGCGGCGCGCGCGCGCGGCTGCTGCAAGCTCACGCTGGAAGTGCTGTCCAACAACCACCCCGCGCTGGCCGCCTACGCGCGCGCCGGCTTCGCCCCCTACCAGCTCGACCCCGCGGCCGGCCAGGCGCTGTTCCTGCAGAAGTGGTTGTAG
- a CDS encoding ABC-F family ATPase has product MLVAANITMQFGAKPLFENVSVKFGEGNRYGLIGANGAGKSTFMKILCGILEPSAGNVSKDVNERMAYLRQDQFAYEDQRVLDVVMMGHEELWTAIQERDAIYANPEASEDDYMRAAELEGKVGEYDGYTAEARAGELLLGVGIGTELHNGPMKNVAPGWKLRVLLCQALFANPDILLLDEPTNNLDINTIRWLEDVLNERNSTMVIISHDRHFLNQVCTHMADLDYGTITVYAGNYDDYMEASTMARERQSAANARAKDKIQELQAFVRRFSANKSKAKQATSRLKLIDKLKPEDVKPSSRQYPWIRFDYDEKDKLHRLACEIDGLSFAYEGMEKPLINKFSMAIDAGDKVAIIGENGVGKTTLIKLLMGELTPQKGHVKWAEKAKLGYYAQDHSAEFAGTESLTDWIAEYSRITAAATGEDNETLLRGTLGRLLFSGDEVKKSVNVISGGEQGRMLFGKLMLSRPNVLLMDEPTNHLDMESIESLNSGLEKFAGTLVFVSHDREFVSSLATRIVEIKLDGSIIDYRGTYEEYLSSQGLA; this is encoded by the coding sequence GTGCTCGTCGCCGCCAACATCACCATGCAGTTCGGGGCCAAGCCCCTGTTCGAGAACGTCTCCGTCAAGTTCGGCGAGGGCAACCGCTACGGCCTGATCGGCGCCAACGGGGCCGGCAAGTCGACCTTCATGAAGATCCTGTGCGGCATCCTGGAGCCCTCGGCCGGCAACGTCTCCAAGGACGTGAACGAGCGCATGGCCTACCTGCGCCAGGACCAGTTCGCGTATGAGGACCAGCGCGTGCTCGACGTGGTGATGATGGGCCATGAGGAACTGTGGACCGCCATCCAGGAACGCGACGCGATCTACGCCAACCCGGAAGCCAGCGAAGACGACTACATGCGCGCCGCCGAGCTGGAAGGCAAGGTCGGCGAGTACGACGGCTACACCGCGGAAGCCCGCGCCGGCGAGCTGCTGCTGGGCGTGGGCATCGGCACCGAGCTGCACAACGGGCCGATGAAGAACGTCGCCCCGGGCTGGAAGCTGCGCGTGCTGCTGTGCCAGGCGCTGTTCGCCAACCCGGACATCCTGCTGCTCGACGAACCGACCAACAACCTGGACATCAACACCATCCGCTGGCTGGAAGACGTGCTCAACGAGCGCAACTCCACCATGGTGATCATCTCCCACGACCGCCACTTCCTGAACCAGGTGTGCACCCACATGGCGGACCTGGACTACGGCACGATCACCGTGTACGCCGGCAACTACGACGACTACATGGAAGCGTCGACGATGGCGCGCGAGCGCCAGTCGGCCGCCAACGCCCGGGCCAAGGACAAGATCCAGGAACTGCAGGCCTTCGTGCGCCGCTTCTCGGCCAACAAGTCCAAGGCCAAGCAGGCCACCAGCCGCCTGAAGCTGATCGACAAGCTCAAGCCCGAGGACGTCAAGCCCTCCAGCCGCCAGTACCCGTGGATCCGCTTCGACTACGACGAGAAGGACAAGCTGCACCGCCTGGCCTGCGAGATCGACGGCCTCAGCTTCGCCTACGAGGGCATGGAGAAGCCGCTGATCAACAAGTTCAGCATGGCCATCGACGCCGGCGACAAGGTGGCGATCATCGGTGAGAACGGCGTCGGCAAGACCACGCTGATCAAGCTGCTGATGGGTGAGCTGACCCCGCAGAAGGGCCACGTCAAGTGGGCCGAGAAGGCCAAGCTGGGCTACTACGCGCAGGATCACTCGGCCGAGTTCGCCGGCACCGAGAGCCTGACCGACTGGATCGCGGAATACTCGCGCATCACCGCCGCGGCCACCGGCGAGGACAACGAGACCCTGCTGCGCGGCACCCTGGGCCGCCTGCTGTTCTCTGGCGACGAAGTGAAGAAGTCGGTCAACGTGATCTCCGGCGGCGAGCAGGGTCGCATGCTGTTCGGCAAGCTGATGCTGTCGCGCCCCAACGTGCTGCTGATGGACGAGCCGACCAACCACCTCGACATGGAATCCATCGAGTCGCTCAACAGCGGCCTGGAGAAGTTCGCCGGCACCCTGGTGTTCGTCTCCCACGACCGCGAGTTCGTGTCCTCGCTGGCCACCCGCATCGTCGAGATCAAGCTCGACGGCAGCATCATCGACTACCGCGGCACCTACGAGGAATACCTCTCCAGCCAAGGGCTGGCCTGA
- a CDS encoding 3'-5' exonuclease, which translates to MLHLGPLKDVQGEAGEDDVHAVPDWPARFAELAASARDARLRAFYAAGLPAGDTPLGEVPMVALDVETTGLDPRRDEIVSVGVVPMDLERIRSSASRHWVVRPRRVLDAESVTLHGITHSQVAAAPDLGEVLGELLDALAGRIVVVHCRAIERGFLAAALRERIGEALAFAAIDTMELEARVHRQRKRGWWARLFDRSPQLSIRLADARARYGLPRYRPHHALSDALATAELLQAQVAHRYTVDTPLAELWR; encoded by the coding sequence ATGCTGCATCTGGGGCCGCTGAAGGACGTGCAGGGCGAGGCCGGCGAGGACGATGTCCACGCCGTGCCCGACTGGCCGGCGCGTTTCGCCGAACTGGCCGCCAGCGCACGTGATGCGCGCCTGCGCGCCTTCTACGCCGCCGGCCTGCCCGCCGGCGACACCCCGCTGGGCGAGGTGCCGATGGTGGCGCTGGACGTGGAAACCACCGGCCTGGACCCGCGGCGCGACGAGATCGTCAGCGTCGGCGTGGTGCCCATGGACCTGGAGCGCATCCGCTCCAGCGCCTCTCGCCACTGGGTGGTGCGCCCGCGCCGCGTGCTCGATGCCGAATCGGTGACCCTGCACGGCATCACCCACTCGCAGGTGGCGGCGGCGCCGGATCTGGGTGAGGTGCTGGGCGAGCTGCTGGACGCGCTCGCCGGCCGCATCGTGGTGGTGCATTGCCGGGCGATCGAGCGCGGCTTCCTCGCCGCCGCGCTGCGCGAGCGCATCGGCGAGGCGCTGGCGTTTGCCGCCATCGACACCATGGAACTGGAAGCGCGGGTGCACCGACAGCGCAAGCGGGGCTGGTGGGCGCGGCTCTTCGACCGCAGCCCGCAGCTGTCGATCCGCCTGGCCGACGCGCGGGCGCGCTACGGCCTGCCGCGCTACCGCCCGCACCACGCGCTGAGCGATGCGCTGGCTACCGCTGAGTTGCTGCAGGCCCAGGTGGCCCACCGCTACACGGTGGACACGCCGCTCGCCGAGTTGTGGCGATAG
- a CDS encoding DUF294 nucleotidyltransferase-like domain-containing protein — protein sequence MQVEQLEILDFLRAHAPFGELPEDTLQRVAAAVDVRYFKAGSRILEFGQAAEAWFVVRSGAVEIYRRNGTLYNRLTEGGYFGEFGLLRNKRVRFPAAAIEDTLLYLIPEPVFTELFESNEQFADYVEIEDRSRLRQVLSRREDANQLMTAKVDTLVSRAAVMLDREASAADAARHMTAEGVSSLLITAGDDEGEPDGAVPRIVGIITDRDLRTRLLAEGLPYDTAVSEIMSAGLVTVEHNQLVFEAMLRMLRNNVHHLPVLRHGRPLGVIALSDIIHYESRNSLFVVGNIFRQSSVDDLAALTGDVRACFTRMVGEDANSRMIGAAMAVIGRSFKQRLLELAEAELGPPPVPYCFLALGSMARQEQLIVTDQDNALILDNSFDPARHDDYFKALATIVCDGLARCGYSYCTGGVMATNPKWRQPLRVWEGYFTDWIERPTPQGLLDSGIFFDLDGVWGETGWADGLRRLVARKAKASPRFLACMARNALLRTPPLGFFKDFVMESDGRHTNTINMKRRGTAPLADLVRVHALAVGSRARNSFERLRDIIDADILPRGRGQDLHDALEFISMVRIRHQAEDLAAGREPDNSIEPENLSEFERKSLRDAFQILANAQSFLKYRYQPGRAN from the coding sequence GGCGAACTGCCCGAGGACACCTTGCAGCGCGTGGCCGCAGCGGTGGATGTGCGCTACTTCAAGGCCGGCAGTCGCATCCTCGAGTTCGGCCAGGCGGCCGAGGCGTGGTTCGTGGTGCGCAGCGGCGCGGTGGAGATCTACCGGCGCAACGGCACCTTGTACAACCGCCTCACCGAGGGCGGCTACTTCGGCGAATTCGGCCTGCTGCGCAACAAGCGGGTGCGCTTTCCGGCCGCGGCCATCGAGGACACCCTGCTCTACCTGATCCCCGAGCCGGTGTTCACCGAACTGTTCGAGAGCAACGAGCAGTTCGCCGACTATGTCGAGATCGAGGACCGCTCGCGCCTGCGCCAGGTGTTGTCGCGCCGCGAGGATGCCAACCAGCTGATGACCGCCAAGGTCGACACCCTGGTGAGTCGCGCGGCGGTGATGCTGGACCGTGAGGCCAGCGCGGCGGATGCCGCCCGCCACATGACGGCCGAGGGTGTGTCCTCGCTGCTGATCACCGCCGGTGACGACGAGGGTGAGCCCGACGGCGCGGTGCCGCGCATCGTCGGCATCATCACCGACCGCGACCTGCGCACCCGCCTGCTCGCCGAAGGCCTGCCCTACGACACTGCGGTGAGCGAGATCATGTCCGCCGGGCTGGTCACCGTGGAGCACAACCAGCTGGTGTTCGAAGCCATGCTGCGCATGCTGCGCAACAACGTGCACCACCTGCCGGTGCTCAGGCACGGCCGCCCGCTGGGGGTGATCGCGCTGTCCGACATCATCCACTACGAGTCGCGCAACAGCCTGTTCGTGGTGGGCAACATCTTCCGCCAGAGCAGTGTGGACGACCTCGCCGCGCTCACCGGCGACGTGCGTGCCTGCTTCACCCGCATGGTGGGCGAGGACGCCAACTCGCGCATGATAGGCGCGGCCATGGCGGTGATCGGGCGCAGCTTCAAGCAACGCCTGCTGGAACTGGCCGAAGCCGAACTCGGCCCGCCGCCGGTGCCCTACTGTTTCCTCGCGCTGGGCTCGATGGCGCGCCAGGAACAGCTCATCGTCACCGACCAGGACAACGCGCTGATCCTCGACAACAGTTTCGACCCGGCGCGCCACGACGACTACTTCAAGGCCCTCGCCACCATCGTCTGCGACGGCCTGGCGCGCTGCGGCTACAGCTACTGCACCGGCGGGGTGATGGCCACCAACCCGAAGTGGCGCCAGCCGCTCAGGGTTTGGGAAGGCTATTTCACCGACTGGATCGAGCGCCCCACGCCGCAGGGCCTGCTCGACAGCGGCATCTTCTTCGACCTCGACGGCGTGTGGGGCGAGACCGGCTGGGCCGACGGGCTGCGCCGCCTGGTCGCGCGCAAGGCCAAGGCCAGCCCGCGCTTCCTCGCCTGCATGGCGCGCAACGCCCTGCTGCGCACCCCGCCGCTGGGCTTCTTCAAGGATTTCGTGATGGAATCCGACGGCCGCCACACCAACACCATCAACATGAAGCGCCGCGGCACCGCGCCGCTGGCCGACCTGGTGCGGGTGCATGCGCTGGCGGTGGGCTCGCGCGCCCGCAACTCCTTCGAGCGCCTGCGCGACATCATCGACGCCGACATCCTGCCGCGCGGTCGCGGCCAGGACCTGCACGACGCGCTGGAATTCATCTCCATGGTGCGCATCCGCCACCAGGCCGAGGACCTCGCCGCCGGGCGCGAGCCGGACAACAGCATCGAGCCGGAGAACCTCTCGGAGTTCGAGCGCAAGAGCCTGCGCGACGCCTTCCAGATCCTCGCCAACGCGCAGTCCTTCCTCAAATACCGCTACCAGCCCGGACGGGCGAACTGA